A stretch of the SAR86 cluster bacterium genome encodes the following:
- a CDS encoding heme lyase CcmF/NrfE family subunit, which translates to MIPEFGHLILIVHLILSLLGGSLPLLVVYANYRAFEISIKKLSVTLFILITISFLSLVYSFLVDDFSVAYVAQNSNINLPVYYKLAATWGAHEGSLVLWILAMNAWLIGFIFFTRSKDKDFLATVFSISCQVIFAFSLFTLFTSNPFERILPIPPLNGADLNPSLQDFAFTVHPPLLYFGYSGLLIPFAIAVSAMLIKKDTKDWASHSRPWTLLSCSFLTMGIALGSWWAYYELGWGGWWFWDPVENAAFVPWLLSVALFHSLITSQNRGVFGKWSILLSIFAFATSLLGTFLVRSGILTSVHAFALDPERGLFILAILAFFVIGSLFIYSIMDFGHVEENKYELTSKEFGFLLNNLLLVVLAISILFGTIFPLIYEAFTGGKQISVGAPYFEIILFPFALALGLLQGIALYLSWGKSSSFSFLPRMLIETLSIFSLIILILFVLFDNLYLSSFATIFLASWILVGTLQIAKKRNLSYWNFLRKRLAVTFAHAGMAILTIGVGVVSSYSLEKEIILSPGDSTQFSDQTINFQSIDDLLGPNYTSKSAIVSFDDGGELSNIVTEKRTYLPSGQMTTEAGIQADLFKDLYISIGDNLQSNIWSFKVQIKPFIRWIWLGALLIAIGSFLAGVRQFKRR; encoded by the coding sequence TCTGTCTTTAGTTTATTCCTTTCTAGTAGATGATTTTTCTGTCGCATATGTTGCCCAAAACTCAAATATCAATTTACCAGTTTATTATAAGTTAGCTGCAACATGGGGTGCCCATGAAGGATCATTGGTTCTATGGATTTTAGCAATGAATGCTTGGTTAATAGGCTTTATCTTTTTTACTCGTTCTAAAGATAAAGACTTTCTCGCAACAGTATTTTCTATTTCTTGTCAGGTCATCTTTGCTTTTTCACTTTTTACACTCTTCACATCCAATCCTTTTGAGAGAATTTTACCTATACCTCCTCTAAATGGTGCTGATCTTAATCCTTCACTACAAGATTTTGCATTTACAGTGCATCCACCCTTACTTTATTTTGGATATTCTGGTTTATTAATTCCTTTTGCTATAGCAGTATCTGCAATGCTGATTAAAAAAGATACTAAAGACTGGGCTAGTCATTCTAGACCCTGGACACTTTTATCTTGCAGTTTCTTAACAATGGGAATAGCGTTGGGAAGTTGGTGGGCTTATTATGAATTAGGCTGGGGCGGATGGTGGTTTTGGGATCCTGTAGAAAATGCAGCTTTCGTGCCTTGGCTTTTATCAGTTGCTTTATTCCACTCTTTGATCACCAGTCAAAATAGAGGAGTTTTTGGTAAGTGGTCCATACTTCTTTCAATCTTTGCTTTTGCTACAAGTTTACTGGGTACTTTTTTGGTAAGGTCTGGAATTTTAACTTCCGTTCATGCCTTTGCTTTAGATCCAGAAAGAGGCTTATTTATATTAGCTATTCTTGCTTTTTTTGTAATAGGAAGTCTTTTTATCTACTCAATAATGGACTTCGGACATGTTGAAGAAAATAAATATGAGCTCACTTCCAAAGAATTTGGTTTCTTATTGAATAACTTGCTGCTTGTCGTTCTTGCTATCTCAATTTTATTTGGAACAATCTTTCCTCTTATCTACGAGGCATTTACTGGAGGAAAGCAAATATCGGTAGGGGCACCTTACTTTGAAATTATACTTTTTCCCTTTGCCTTAGCATTAGGATTACTGCAAGGCATTGCTCTTTATCTCTCTTGGGGTAAATCTTCGTCTTTTAGTTTTTTACCTAGAATGCTCATAGAGACTTTATCTATATTTTCGCTAATCATTCTTATTTTATTTGTTCTCTTTGACAATCTATATCTCAGTTCTTTTGCAACAATATTCTTAGCCTCGTGGATCCTAGTAGGAACATTACAGATAGCCAAAAAAAGAAATTTGAGCTATTGGAATTTCTTAAGAAAGAGATTAGCTGTAACATTTGCTCATGCAGGAATGGCTATTCTGACCATTGGAGTAGGGGTAGTATCAAGTTACTCTCTGGAAAAAGAGATAATTTTATCGCCAGGAGATTCAACACAATTTAGTGATCAAACCATTAATTTTCAATCAATAGATGATCTATTGGGACCAAATTACACATCTAAATCTGCCATTGTCTCTTTTGATGATGGAGGGGAACTTTCTAACATAGTAACTGAGAAAAGAACTTATTTACCCTCGGGCCAGATGACAACTGAGGCAGGAATTCAAGCGGACCTTTTCAAAGATTTATATATATCGATTGGAGATAATTTACAGTCTAATATTTGGTCTTTTAAGGTTCAAATTAAACCATTTATCCGTTGGATTTGGCTGGGTGCTCTTTTGATCGCAATTGGTAGTTTCTTGGCGGGAGTGAGACAATTTAAAAGAAGATGA
- a CDS encoding DsbE family thiol:disulfide interchange protein, whose product MKKIIDALPLVVFASLIIVLFSFLSDRDDQLETALIDSSFPEFKLGSLSDESRVLTKQDIIKLPALINVWATWCIACRVEHPFLMKLKEESRLTIYGLNYKDNKLKALDLLERDGDPFEFSIYDFEGRLAIDLGVYGAPETFFIDKNGLIRERHVGVIDEKVWEDKFSKYLDE is encoded by the coding sequence ATGAAAAAAATCATAGACGCATTACCCCTTGTTGTTTTTGCCTCATTAATCATTGTACTTTTCTCTTTTTTAAGCGACAGAGATGATCAGTTAGAAACAGCACTGATAGATAGCTCCTTTCCAGAATTCAAACTTGGATCATTATCAGACGAATCTAGGGTGTTGACCAAGCAAGACATAATTAAATTACCAGCTTTGATAAATGTTTGGGCTACTTGGTGCATAGCGTGTAGGGTTGAGCATCCTTTTTTAATGAAATTAAAAGAGGAATCTAGACTTACAATATACGGCCTAAATTACAAAGATAATAAATTAAAAGCTCTCGATTTACTTGAAAGAGATGGAGACCCATTCGAATTTTCTATATATGATTTTGAAGGCAGATTGGCCATTGATTTGGGAGTATATGGGGCACCTGAAACTTTCTTTATTGATAAAAATGGTCTTATTCGAGAGAGGCATGTTGGTGTAATTGATGAAAAGGTGTGGGAAGATAAATTTTCTAAATACCTCGATGAATAA
- a CDS encoding cytochrome c-type biogenesis protein CcmH, translating into MNKLIFFLLFLICSIHISVEEKVNFDNEAYPFASEAQESLFYSLLNELRCPKCQSSNLAGSNSPISNDLKREVYELVVEGKSSKQIKDHLVDRYGNFIIYNPPIEPATYALWFGPFILILLSVLVIIFVRKRII; encoded by the coding sequence ATGAATAAACTCATTTTCTTTTTATTATTTCTCATTTGCTCTATACATATTAGTGTTGAGGAGAAAGTAAATTTTGACAATGAGGCATATCCTTTTGCTAGTGAGGCTCAAGAGTCATTATTTTATTCTCTTCTAAATGAGTTAAGGTGTCCTAAATGCCAAAGTTCAAATCTTGCAGGTTCTAATTCACCTATTTCAAATGATTTGAAGCGAGAAGTTTATGAATTAGTGGTAGAAGGCAAATCCTCTAAACAGATTAAAGATCATTTAGTTGATAGATACGGTAATTTCATAATCTATAATCCGCCTATTGAGCCAGCTACATATGCATTATGGTTCGGTCCATTCATTTTGATACTCCTATCGGTGTTAGTAATTATTTTTGTTAGGAAAAGAATAATTTAA
- a CDS encoding chromosome segregation protein SMC — protein sequence MRLNSIKLSGFKSFVDPTSVTFPSSMSCIVGPNGCGKSNVIDAVRWVLGESSAKNLRSDSMTDVVFNGSSSRKPVSKASVELFFDNKEGRIGGEFSSYSEISVRRSLELDGQSNYYLNGTSCRKKDITDVFLGTGLGPRSYAIIEQGMISQLVSAKPEEMRGYIEEVAGISRYLERKKETESRIKRTKENLSRLDDLREEITRLLFKLQRQAKAAEKYHELRKAETQAQLVLLGSKWRDVSSALIVKEQEVKNQELKVEEINSEKNTSDSEIIKLRAKQIELQTALDKVQQEFYSFGADISRTEHDISLKKDRVNEINEKISTNSILIDARSKDLQNLDESKSSTQKELINIEKELQSLKESGNEESNKAEAKKIEGSWLVFITRTKNLIADLSGAIENVQSKLFKKESIEDEFAKVDFIRKEISYLESEPVKLTKLTQDFLINASEGAKQQRINLIDKTDKYAELQAKLASLNSEGSHLDGKMHDLKEENSKLEVELNELKEPISQIQKKLDSLLSDRLKVEDRLLQSRKDIEECNASIHNIEREKIEKEQAAITLRELLENLRLDRQASKIEQENIESQVVGLNGNLSKIKEDLDKDKTVENYAAELEQIELKISRLGAINLVAMEEYDQELKRKTLLDEQHKELMEALETLESAITKIDKETRTTFKDTFDKLNKSLSLSFPKLFGGGHAELVMLGDDLLTCGIGITARPPGKKNASVSQLSGGEKALTAIATVFAFFELNPAPFCLLDEVDAPLDDLNTMRFIDLVEEMSQRVQFVYITHNKISMEKSKHLMGVTMQEPGVSRMVAVDVDQAVEMAAS from the coding sequence ATGAGACTCAATTCTATCAAGCTTTCTGGTTTCAAATCTTTCGTTGATCCAACTTCTGTTACCTTTCCATCGAGCATGTCATGTATTGTTGGCCCAAACGGTTGTGGGAAATCTAATGTTATAGATGCCGTTCGTTGGGTTCTAGGTGAGAGTTCGGCAAAAAATTTGAGAAGTGATTCTATGACTGATGTAGTTTTTAATGGCTCATCTTCAAGAAAACCAGTCTCAAAAGCTTCAGTAGAATTATTTTTTGACAACAAAGAGGGACGTATAGGTGGAGAATTCTCAAGTTATAGTGAAATCTCTGTAAGGAGGAGTTTAGAATTAGATGGTCAATCTAATTATTATTTAAACGGAACAAGCTGCAGAAAAAAAGATATAACCGACGTTTTCTTAGGTACAGGATTAGGACCTAGATCGTATGCAATCATTGAACAAGGAATGATATCGCAATTAGTTAGCGCTAAACCTGAAGAAATGAGAGGCTACATAGAAGAAGTAGCTGGCATCTCAAGATACCTTGAGAGAAAAAAAGAAACCGAATCAAGAATAAAAAGAACTAAAGAAAACTTATCAAGACTAGATGATTTGAGGGAAGAGATTACGAGATTATTGTTCAAACTCCAGAGACAAGCTAAGGCTGCAGAAAAATATCATGAGCTAAGAAAAGCTGAGACACAAGCCCAATTAGTGCTTTTAGGTTCAAAATGGAGAGATGTTTCATCAGCACTAATAGTAAAAGAACAGGAAGTTAAGAATCAGGAACTCAAAGTCGAAGAGATAAATTCTGAAAAAAATACATCTGACAGCGAGATTATTAAACTAAGGGCAAAGCAAATTGAGCTCCAGACAGCATTAGATAAAGTTCAACAGGAGTTTTATAGTTTCGGTGCAGATATATCAAGAACAGAACATGATATTTCCCTTAAAAAAGATAGAGTTAATGAAATAAATGAAAAAATTTCTACTAATTCAATTCTTATTGATGCAAGATCTAAGGATTTACAAAATCTTGATGAGAGTAAATCATCTACTCAGAAAGAACTCATTAATATTGAAAAGGAATTACAGTCTCTTAAAGAATCGGGTAACGAGGAATCTAATAAAGCGGAGGCTAAGAAAATCGAAGGTTCTTGGCTGGTATTCATAACTCGAACTAAAAACTTAATAGCAGATCTTTCTGGTGCTATTGAAAATGTACAGTCCAAGTTATTCAAAAAAGAATCAATAGAAGATGAATTTGCAAAGGTAGATTTTATTCGGAAGGAGATAAGTTATCTAGAATCTGAACCTGTAAAGTTGACAAAGTTGACGCAAGATTTTTTGATTAATGCATCTGAAGGCGCGAAGCAACAAAGAATAAACTTAATAGATAAAACTGATAAGTATGCAGAATTACAGGCAAAACTTGCTTCACTAAATTCTGAAGGGTCTCATTTAGATGGGAAGATGCATGATCTAAAAGAAGAAAATTCAAAACTCGAAGTCGAGTTAAATGAATTGAAGGAACCAATCAGTCAAATACAAAAGAAGTTAGATTCACTTTTATCAGATAGACTAAAGGTTGAAGACAGATTACTACAATCAAGGAAAGATATTGAAGAATGTAATGCCTCTATACATAACATTGAAAGAGAAAAAATCGAGAAAGAACAGGCCGCAATAACACTTAGAGAATTACTAGAAAATCTTAGGTTAGACCGACAAGCCTCTAAGATTGAACAAGAGAATATTGAATCGCAAGTTGTTGGTTTAAATGGAAATCTCTCAAAAATAAAAGAAGATTTAGATAAAGACAAAACTGTTGAGAACTATGCTGCTGAATTAGAGCAAATTGAATTAAAGATATCTAGATTGGGTGCAATAAATCTAGTAGCAATGGAAGAATATGATCAAGAGTTAAAAAGAAAAACATTACTTGATGAGCAACATAAAGAACTTATGGAAGCTCTAGAAACTCTAGAAAGTGCCATAACTAAAATAGATAAAGAGACTCGTACCACTTTTAAAGATACTTTTGATAAATTGAACAAAAGTCTTTCTCTTTCTTTCCCAAAATTATTTGGGGGAGGTCATGCTGAATTGGTAATGCTGGGAGATGATTTACTCACCTGTGGAATAGGAATCACTGCAAGACCACCAGGAAAAAAGAATGCGAGCGTTTCTCAATTGTCAGGTGGTGAGAAGGCACTCACTGCAATAGCTACTGTCTTCGCTTTTTTTGAACTAAATCCAGCCCCTTTCTGTCTTCTTGATGAGGTAGATGCACCTTTAGATGATCTCAATACCATGAGATTTATCGACCTTGTTGAGGAAATGTCTCAGAGAGTCCAGTTTGTATACATCACTCACAATAAGATTTCTATGGAAAAAAGTAAGCATCTTATGGGAGTTACAATGCAAGAGCCTGGTGTTTCTAGAATGGTAGCAGTTGATGTAGATCAAGCTGTGGAAATGGCAGCAAGTTAA
- a CDS encoding cell division protein ZipA C-terminal FtsZ-binding domain-containing protein: MFNLAEILTLLIGCLLALVFIDGIRRALRIRRSKLKVDLINLSSEESEDFEKEWQGYEDKEESESLSSEDDHEEDLGIAPPSNLNIIRLHDESDSVFSESSLSQALVFYNYRYEEKGIFTILDSENSPSFTILNGKNPGFFSESIKSNDIALVLDPQNLTNPIESFELFVEVSQSIQETFQCQILDEDRNFMTKQMIEHMKNQFHEYQRQFLASAS; this comes from the coding sequence ATGTTTAATCTGGCAGAAATTCTTACATTACTTATTGGCTGTTTATTAGCATTGGTCTTCATAGACGGTATTAGAAGAGCTTTAAGAATAAGAAGGAGCAAGCTGAAAGTTGATCTAATCAATCTCTCATCTGAAGAAAGTGAAGATTTCGAAAAGGAATGGCAGGGGTATGAAGATAAAGAAGAATCTGAATCATTATCATCAGAAGACGATCATGAAGAAGATTTAGGTATTGCTCCCCCTTCTAACTTAAATATTATTCGTCTTCACGACGAAAGTGATTCAGTATTTTCTGAATCTTCATTATCTCAAGCCTTAGTTTTTTATAACTACAGATATGAAGAAAAAGGCATATTTACAATATTAGATTCGGAAAATAGTCCTTCATTTACGATCTTGAATGGCAAGAACCCTGGTTTCTTTTCTGAATCTATTAAATCGAATGATATTGCATTAGTTCTTGACCCCCAAAACCTAACTAATCCAATCGAATCTTTCGAGTTATTTGTCGAGGTCTCTCAAAGCATCCAGGAGACCTTCCAATGCCAAATACTGGATGAAGATCGAAACTTTATGACCAAACAAATGATTGAACATATGAAAAATCAATTTCATGAATATCAAAGGCAATTTCTTGCTTCTGCTAGTTAG
- the ligA gene encoding NAD-dependent DNA ligase LigA produces MKDSPKIKERVLELHKLINLHSHNYHSLDEPSIEDHQYDALFNELLDLEAKFPKYQFSYSPSQRVGGKPLDGFKKIEHLTPMLSLDNAFNDDDMEDFNKRILERLLVKGNISFSCEPKLDGIAVNLLYKSGHLDIASTRGDGKVGEDITHNIRTINSIPLSLIGDSSDLPSLIEIRGEVFIEKKDFDLANKKAIKEGEKTFANPRNAAAGSLRQLDPSIAASRPLKFYAHGIGYIKEGNFKLPDSQSEMLKQYQSWGLPINPFSDVADDLKACEEYFHKISNERDNLPYEIDGIVFKVNNLDKQISLGQVSRAPRWAIARKFPAEIGTTIVKKISYQVGRVGGITPVAEFAPVNIGGVTVSHASIHNFDEINRLDVREGDTVDIKRAGDVIPQIISVDLNKRKKESSKVSLPKRCPSCNTDLVKIEGEAILRCTMGLDCPAQRIGALIHFVSRNALNIDGLGERIIELLVDKNLVLNFADLFRLEIKDIVDLEGFGEKSATNLIRSIQESRETTLPRFIYSLGIREVGEATAMNLALNFNNITNFLSAKEEDLLEINDIGPVASNFIKEFLALEENISLVKDLITLGVNPKAVEIKGDNPFSSKSIVITGSFNGIARSQLKEELIRVGAKVSSSVSSKTEFLIAGEKPGSKLKKASDLNIPILDEEEALKILDS; encoded by the coding sequence ATGAAAGATAGTCCGAAGATCAAAGAAAGGGTACTGGAACTCCATAAACTTATAAATCTCCATTCTCATAACTACCATTCCTTGGATGAACCTTCTATTGAAGATCATCAATATGATGCTCTGTTTAATGAGCTACTCGATTTGGAAGCCAAATTTCCAAAATATCAATTTTCTTATTCTCCTTCCCAAAGAGTCGGCGGCAAGCCTCTTGATGGTTTTAAGAAAATAGAACACTTGACTCCTATGCTTTCTTTAGACAATGCATTTAATGATGATGATATGGAAGACTTTAATAAACGCATCCTGGAGAGGCTACTTGTCAAAGGCAACATAAGCTTTTCATGCGAACCTAAGTTAGACGGAATTGCAGTAAATCTGTTATATAAAAGCGGTCACCTAGATATAGCTAGCACTAGAGGAGATGGAAAAGTTGGTGAAGATATCACTCATAATATAAGAACCATCAATTCAATACCTCTCTCACTTATAGGTGATAGTTCTGACCTGCCAAGCCTAATAGAGATAAGGGGAGAAGTTTTTATCGAAAAAAAGGATTTTGATTTAGCAAATAAAAAAGCAATCAAAGAAGGAGAAAAAACTTTTGCCAATCCTAGAAATGCTGCGGCTGGTAGTCTTCGCCAATTGGATCCATCTATTGCTGCTTCAAGGCCTTTGAAATTTTACGCTCATGGTATTGGTTACATTAAGGAAGGAAACTTTAAACTGCCTGACTCTCAATCCGAGATGTTAAAACAATATCAATCATGGGGGCTCCCAATTAATCCTTTCAGTGATGTGGCTGATGATTTAAAAGCTTGTGAAGAATATTTTCATAAAATTTCGAATGAGAGAGATAATCTTCCGTACGAAATTGATGGCATAGTTTTCAAAGTTAATAACCTAGATAAGCAAATTTCTTTGGGACAAGTCTCCAGGGCGCCCAGATGGGCCATTGCAAGAAAATTTCCTGCTGAGATAGGAACTACCATTGTAAAAAAAATCTCTTATCAGGTTGGAAGAGTGGGTGGGATCACGCCTGTCGCCGAATTTGCTCCGGTCAATATTGGAGGAGTTACCGTTTCACATGCCAGCATTCATAATTTTGATGAGATAAATCGATTAGATGTAAGGGAAGGTGATACAGTCGATATTAAAAGAGCTGGAGATGTCATACCTCAGATAATTTCTGTGGATTTGAATAAAAGAAAAAAGGAATCTTCAAAAGTATCTTTACCAAAAAGATGCCCATCTTGTAATACTGATTTAGTAAAAATAGAAGGGGAGGCTATCTTAAGATGCACCATGGGACTCGATTGCCCTGCACAAAGAATTGGAGCTTTAATCCATTTTGTTTCAAGAAATGCTTTAAATATTGATGGCCTAGGCGAAAGGATTATTGAATTATTGGTAGATAAAAATTTAGTATTAAATTTCGCCGACTTATTTAGATTAGAAATAAAGGATATTGTCGATCTTGAAGGATTTGGTGAGAAGTCAGCTACTAATTTAATTCGTTCTATTCAAGAAAGTAGAGAAACCACTTTACCTAGATTTATATATTCACTTGGAATAAGGGAGGTTGGTGAAGCAACGGCTATGAACCTTGCTTTAAATTTTAATAACATAACTAATTTTCTCTCAGCAAAAGAAGAAGATTTATTAGAGATAAATGATATAGGTCCGGTTGCATCTAATTTCATAAAAGAATTTCTAGCCTTAGAAGAAAATATAAGTTTAGTTAAAGATTTAATCACTTTAGGAGTCAATCCTAAAGCAGTGGAAATCAAAGGGGATAATCCTTTTAGCTCTAAATCAATAGTTATTACAGGTTCGTTTAATGGCATAGCAAGGAGTCAGCTGAAGGAAGAATTGATAAGAGTAGGGGCGAAGGTTTCTAGTTCTGTATCTAGTAAGACTGAATTTTTGATTGCGGGAGAAAAACCTGGTTCAAAACTAAAAAAGGCCTCTGACCTTAATATTCCAATTCTTGATGAAGAAGAGGCCTTAAAGATTCTGGACAGTTAG
- a CDS encoding transglycosylase SLT domain-containing protein — MYKVFTSIFILIILNACASNSPPSTTTDVCKIFKERYSWYKAAKKTEKRWKIPVSVSMAIIKQESSFRADARPERRKLLGFIPWKRVTSARGYAQAVDGTWEMYLNDRGGWFVSRNDFEDSVDFVGWYNYKTHKQLGISLTNARALYLAYHEGRGGYKRGSYRTKPWLLSVADKVQRQADRYQVQYDGCKKKLGKRFIFF; from the coding sequence ATGTATAAAGTATTCACTAGTATTTTCATTTTAATAATATTGAATGCTTGTGCATCAAATAGCCCTCCAAGCACCACCACAGATGTTTGTAAGATCTTTAAAGAAAGATACAGCTGGTATAAAGCTGCAAAAAAGACTGAGAAGAGATGGAAAATTCCAGTTTCTGTTTCAATGGCTATTATCAAACAAGAATCAAGCTTTAGGGCTGACGCACGACCAGAGAGAAGAAAGCTTTTAGGTTTTATACCCTGGAAAAGAGTTACTAGTGCTAGAGGCTATGCTCAGGCAGTTGATGGCACTTGGGAAATGTACCTAAATGACCGAGGGGGATGGTTTGTTAGTAGAAATGATTTTGAGGATTCTGTCGATTTTGTAGGTTGGTACAATTATAAGACTCATAAGCAACTGGGCATATCACTTACAAATGCTAGGGCCCTATATTTGGCATATCATGAAGGGCGAGGTGGGTATAAAAGAGGAAGCTATAGAACTAAGCCATGGCTATTATCAGTAGCGGACAAAGTACAAAGACAAGCTGATAGGTATCAAGTACAATATGATGGCTGCAAAAAAAAATTAGGAAAAAGATTCATCTTTTTCTAA
- a CDS encoding DUF4136 domain-containing protein codes for MKQKIKISISVAFLSLLTSCASSLVVQSDSDSQYDISAYKTYSIVTPSLDDQDEMISINPILIQRIARSLDSVLTQKGLKKSDNADITVRFYIGTMREIERATDLGGYGYYRYGYLDSRDQRFIRSEKDEISIRFHDTRTDDVVWYAFTRFKRASDKYDQAGVDSLIQEVLTNFN; via the coding sequence ATGAAACAAAAAATTAAAATATCAATTAGTGTAGCTTTCTTATCATTACTTACCTCATGTGCTAGCTCTCTTGTTGTTCAATCTGACTCTGATTCGCAGTACGACATATCTGCATATAAAACCTATTCGATTGTCACACCTTCTCTTGATGATCAAGACGAGATGATCAGCATAAACCCGATCCTTATTCAAAGGATCGCAAGATCATTGGACTCTGTATTAACTCAAAAAGGACTTAAAAAGTCTGACAATGCAGATATAACAGTTAGATTTTACATAGGTACAATGAGGGAAATAGAAAGAGCAACAGACCTTGGAGGCTATGGTTATTATCGATATGGATACCTTGATTCTAGGGACCAACGTTTTATTAGATCAGAAAAAGATGAAATATCAATTAGATTTCATGATACGAGGACTGATGACGTCGTGTGGTATGCCTTCACTAGATTCAAAAGAGCGAGTGATAAGTATGATCAAGCTGGTGTAGATTCTTTAATTCAAGAGGTCCTTACTAATTTCAATTAA
- the mnmC gene encoding FAD-dependent 5-carboxymethylaminomethyl-2-thiouridine(34) oxidoreductase MnmC has translation MKNNTLFSEEFDDLYSSSQGAVAECNHVFIEGNNLKERFENLEENSRFYIGEIGFGIGINFITTCMAWLNYVKQDQVLEFYSFDKYLFRLSDFRKLNDSYPELKEYIAELELNYPRNIRGVQKIPLFNGRIILNLIVGEIDNTQKYIKLMNNVDAWYLDGFSPSKNPDLWSIKLLKYIYKSCHEETTFSTYTSSGLVKNNLTESGFNHKRTKGFLDKRHMLKGKVVKEQKKNSLNTKVAVIGSGIAGCILSYTLAKKGMEVDLYEKSDNICSGASSHELLVTYPRLSAHDTAFGSFTLHSYIFATNFYKRLKTDAWKRTGVIVLNHDAATEKRQSSLLEKRADGEIYRFIDPVEASEISGIDIKLNGLIYEDAGYILPKEMCKFLIESPKINVFTSSQIKNITKKKEAVYFNIGKKEFKYQNVCLCTGSDTSEILDIDGISIKRGQVTHIESLDSVSKIKLPICAKGYISPRVNNIHLVGSSYSDSEDNDLSEDDHLYNLNNLKLVIDEEMNVVSGQTGHRAVSKDHMPLVGKKNGIFINTSHGSRASVTAPISAEIIASMIAGEAPPLMGRELKSLSPERFN, from the coding sequence ATAAAAAATAACACCCTCTTTTCAGAGGAATTCGATGATCTCTACTCATCTTCGCAAGGTGCAGTCGCAGAGTGTAATCACGTATTTATCGAGGGTAATAACCTTAAAGAGAGATTTGAAAACCTCGAAGAAAATTCAAGGTTTTACATCGGAGAGATAGGTTTTGGCATCGGAATTAATTTTATTACCACATGCATGGCTTGGTTGAACTATGTTAAACAAGATCAGGTACTAGAGTTTTACTCCTTTGATAAATATTTATTCAGATTAAGTGATTTTAGAAAGTTAAATGATTCGTATCCGGAGCTTAAAGAATATATTGCTGAATTAGAACTTAACTATCCAAGAAATATTCGAGGTGTTCAAAAAATACCATTATTTAATGGGAGGATTATTCTTAATTTAATTGTCGGAGAAATTGATAACACTCAAAAATATATTAAATTAATGAATAACGTTGATGCATGGTATCTTGATGGATTCTCTCCTTCAAAAAATCCCGATCTTTGGTCTATAAAGCTACTTAAGTATATTTATAAATCTTGTCATGAAGAAACAACATTTTCTACCTATACATCTTCTGGTTTAGTAAAGAATAATTTGACTGAATCTGGTTTCAATCATAAAAGAACAAAGGGATTTTTAGATAAAAGACATATGCTTAAAGGTAAGGTTGTTAAGGAACAAAAGAAGAACTCTTTAAATACGAAAGTGGCAGTTATTGGATCTGGAATAGCAGGATGTATATTGAGTTATACACTTGCCAAGAAAGGCATGGAGGTTGACTTATATGAAAAGTCTGACAATATTTGTTCAGGCGCCTCTTCACATGAACTACTTGTTACCTACCCGAGACTTTCTGCCCACGACACTGCCTTTGGTTCTTTCACACTCCATTCATATATCTTTGCAACAAATTTTTATAAACGGCTAAAAACGGATGCCTGGAAAAGAACAGGAGTTATTGTCCTTAACCATGATGCAGCAACAGAAAAAAGGCAATCATCTCTTCTTGAAAAAAGAGCTGATGGAGAGATCTATCGATTTATTGATCCTGTCGAAGCTTCAGAAATATCAGGAATAGATATTAAATTGAATGGGCTTATCTATGAAGATGCAGGATATATTCTACCTAAGGAGATGTGTAAATTTCTTATAGAATCTCCAAAAATAAATGTTTTTACTTCTTCACAGATAAAAAACATAACCAAAAAGAAAGAAGCTGTTTACTTCAATATTGGAAAGAAAGAGTTTAAATATCAGAATGTTTGCTTATGTACTGGTAGTGATACTTCTGAGATTTTAGATATAGATGGTATCAGTATAAAAAGGGGTCAAGTAACCCATATAGAAAGTCTAGATAGTGTTTCAAAAATCAAATTACCTATTTGCGCAAAGGGATATATTTCACCTCGAGTAAATAATATTCATCTAGTCGGCTCAAGTTATAGCGATAGTGAAGATAATGATTTATCTGAGGATGACCATTTATATAATCTGAATAACTTAAAGTTAGTAATAGATGAAGAAATGAATGTTGTCTCTGGACAAACAGGTCATAGAGCAGTTTCCAAGGACCATATGCCTCTTGTAGGGAAGAAAAATGGTATCTTCATTAATACATCTCATGGCTCGAGAGCATCTGTTACTGCACCTATTAGCGCTGAAATTATTGCAAGTATGATTGCGGGAGAGGCACCGCCTTTAATGGGCAGAGAATTAAAGTCCTTATCACCTGAAAGATTTAATTGA